A genome region from Alphaproteobacteria bacterium includes the following:
- the trmD gene encoding tRNA (guanosine(37)-N1)-methyltransferase TrmD: MKPEPAKLSVKIVTLFPEMFPGHLGLSLSGKALEKRIWSLETINPRYYTTDVHKTVDDSPFGGGAGMVMKPDILDRSLQAHLPLGRFIYMTPRGKPLTQKKAVELSQEPLLTILCGRYEGVDERLLEAYQAEEISIGDYVLSGGEQAAMILLDSIIRLLPDVIGNAGTHDEESFGNGLLEYPHYTRPAEWTGPDGILRKVPEILSSGHHAKVKEWRLEQSKAVTKERRPDLWDAYVVQNPENSKKTK; the protein is encoded by the coding sequence ATGAAGCCAGAACCCGCAAAACTGAGCGTAAAAATCGTCACCCTGTTCCCCGAAATGTTCCCGGGGCATCTGGGGTTGAGCCTGTCGGGCAAGGCGCTGGAAAAGCGTATCTGGAGCCTGGAAACTATCAACCCCCGCTATTACACCACCGATGTCCACAAAACGGTCGATGACAGCCCCTTTGGCGGCGGCGCGGGCATGGTGATGAAGCCCGATATCCTTGACCGTTCCCTGCAGGCGCATCTGCCGCTGGGACGCTTTATCTACATGACCCCGCGCGGCAAGCCCCTGACCCAAAAGAAAGCTGTAGAACTGTCGCAGGAGCCACTGCTGACCATCCTGTGCGGCAGGTACGAGGGCGTGGACGAACGGCTGCTGGAGGCCTATCAGGCCGAAGAAATCTCGATCGGCGACTATGTGCTGTCGGGCGGCGAACAGGCCGCCATGATCCTGCTGGACAGCATCATCCGCCTGCTGCCCGACGTGATCGGCAATGCCGGCACGCATGACGAGGAAAGCTTTGGCAACGGCCTGCTGGAATACCCCCATTACACCCGCCCCGCCGAATGGACGGGCCCGGACGGAATCTTGCGCAAAGTGCCGGAGATTCTGTCATCCGGCCACCATGCCAAGGTCAAAGAATGGCGGCTGGAACAGTCGAAGGCCGTGACCAAGGAACGCCGCCCTGACCTGTGGGATGCGTATGTCGTTCAGAATCCTGAGAATTCCAAGAAAACCAAATAA